Proteins encoded within one genomic window of Saccharomyces mikatae IFO 1815 strain IFO1815 genome assembly, chromosome: 15:
- the GAS4 gene encoding 1,3-beta-glucanosyltransferase (similar to Saccharomyces cerevisiae GAS4 (YOL132W); ancestral locus Anc_3.34), translated as MSSVSVYIFLILELFVLCQASVHTIQIKDKHFVDTVTGKLFFIKGVDYQPGGSSEVSEKQDPLSNPEACARDILLFQELGINTVRIYSINPDLNHDACMTMLAMAGIYLILDVNSPLQNQHLNRYEPWTTYNEVYLEHVFKVVEQFSHYNNTLGFFAGNEIVNDKRSAQYSPAYIKELIGTMKNYISVHSPRTIPVGYSAADDLSYRVSLSQYLECKVDEKPENSVDFYGVNSYQWCGQQNMQTSGYNTLVDTYRSYSKPVFFSEFGCNKVLPREFQEIDYLFSEEMYSVFCGGLVYEFSQEDNNYGLVEYQGDDKVQLLADFEKLKSHYQNVEFPSMKTLKETTEMEETPSCIEDYENLNIESKIAKNLGSSLIKKGVKVDKGKYIDIHENQLSSNITILDIHGDSWGGPKKIAIRQSLSLSDHEEGKQEDGDEDGDDLKRKHRNSSSTTGPLLPLGWFLLFYTLNTIF; from the coding sequence ATGTCTTCAGTAAGTgtctatatttttttgattttggaaCTGTTCGTATTGTGTCAAGCTTCAGTCCATACCATTCAAATTAAAGATAAGCATTTTGTTGACACAGTAACTGGAAAACTGTTCTTCATTAAAGGTGTTGATTATCAGCCAGGGGGTTCTTCAGAAGTCAGTGAAAAGCAGGACCCATTATCTAATCCTGAAGCATGCGCTCGTGATATCTTATTGTTTCAAGAATTGGGTATAAATACAGTAAGAATTTATTCCATCAACCCAGACTTAAATCATGATGCATGTATGACGATGTTGGCAATGGCAGGAATTTATCTTATTTTAGATGTCAATTCACCATTACAAAACCAACACCTGAATAGGTATGAACCGTGGACTACGTACAACGAGGTTTATCTGGAGCATGTTTTCAAAGTTGTTGAACAGTTTTCTCATTACAATAATACCTTGGGGTTTTTTGCTGGTAATGAAATTGTAAACGACAAACGATCAGCACAGTATTCACCAGCATATATTAAGGAGTTGATCGGAACtatgaaaaattacatAAGTGTACACTCCCCTAGAACCATCCCGGTAGGTTACTCTGCGGCCGATGACCTGAGCTATAGGGTATCATTATCTCAATATTTGGAGTGCAAGGTTGATGAAAAGCCCGAGAATAGTGTCGACTTCTATGGTGTTAACTCTTATCAATGGTGTGGTCAACAAAATATGCAAACTTCAGGGTATAATACATTAGTTGATACTTACAGGAGCTATTCAAAaccagtttttttttcagagtTTGGATGCAATAAAGTTTTACCAAGAGAATTCCAGGAAATAGATTATTTATTCTCTGAAGAGATGTATTCTGTGTTTTGTGGAGGTTTGGTTTACGAATTTTCACAGGAGGATAATAATTATGGTTTAGTTGAATATCAAGGAGATGATAAGGTACAACTATTAGCAGATTTTGAGAAGCTTAAATCGCACTATCAAAATGTTGAGTTTCCTTCtatgaaaactttaaaagAGACTACAGAGATGGAGGAGACGCCATCATGTATTGAAGATTACGAgaatttgaatattgaatCTAAAATTGCTAAAAATTTGGGAAGttctttgataaagaaaggTGTTAAAGTCGATAAAGGCaaatatatagatattCACGAGAATCAACTGTCTAGTAATATTACCATTTTAGACATACATGGTGATAGCTGGGGTGGACCGAAAAAGATTGCAATTAGACAAAGTCTGTCGTTATCAGACCACGAAGAgggaaaacaagaagatgGGGATGAAGATGGGGATGATTTGAAACGAAAGCACCGAAATTCATCCTCAACTACCGGCCCATTATTACCTCTTGGATGgtttttgcttttttataCTTTGAATACTATCTTTTAA
- the MED7 gene encoding mediator complex subunit MED7 (similar to Saccharomyces cerevisiae MED7 (YOL135C); ancestral locus Anc_3.27) — protein MSNDPGNEVSSLYPPPPPYVKFFTQSNMEKLTKYKENKAANTNKATSNDSNDRDEEEITCALDYLIPPPMPKNQQYRAFGSIWQVKDQLPDLESMGLTQLYKKSTENESTNYQYKIQELRKLLKSLLLNYLELVGVLSINPDIYERKVEDIRTILVNIHHLLNEYRPHQSRESLIMLLEEQLEYKRGEIREIEQVCKQVQDKLASIQDTLRTKSHSFS, from the coding sequence ATGTCTAATGATCCTGGCAATGAGGTCAGCTCACTGTACCCGCCTCCACCCCCATACGTAAAGTTTTTCACACAATCAAATATGGaaaaattaacaaaatacaaagaaaataaggCCGCTAACACGAATAAGGCTACATCAAATGATAGTAATGACAGAGATGAGGAGGAGATAACATGTGCCCTAGATTATCTGATCCCACCCCCCATGCCCAAAAACCAGCAGTACCGAGCGTTTGGAAGTATATGGCAAGTCAAGGACCAACTGCCCGATTTAGAGAGCATGGGACTAACTCAGCTTTATAAGAAGTCCACAGAGAACGAAAGcactaattatcaatacAAAATTCAGGAGCTGCGCAAACTGTTGAAATCGCTCCTGCTGAACTACTTGGAACTCGTCGGCGTATTGAGTATAAATCCTGATATCTACGAGCGCAAAGTAGAGGACATAAGAACGATTCTTGTGAATATACATCACCTGCTTAATGAGTACAGACCACACCAGTCTCGAGAATCCCTTATCATGCTGTTAGAAGAACAGCTGGAATACAAGCGCGGCGAAATCCGCGAAATTGAGCAAGTGTGCAAACAGGTACAGGACAAACTTGCCAGCATACAAGACACCTTAAGAACTAAATCACACTCTTTTTCATAG
- the PFK27 gene encoding 6-phosphofructo-2-kinase (similar to Saccharomyces cerevisiae PFK27 (YOL136C); ancestral locus Anc_3.26) — protein sequence MGGSSDSDSHDGYLTSEYNSSNSLFSLNTGNSYSSASLDRATLDCQDSDFYSNHKNSLLSAEVPRLISNDALHLPITLNYKRENGHVTYTNGKINKFMIVLIGLPATGKSTISSHLIQCLKNNPLTNSLRCKVFNAGKIRRQISCATISKPLLLSNTSSEDLFNPKNNDKKETYARITLQKLFHEINNDDCDVGIFDATNSTIERRKFIFEEICSFNTDELSTFNLVPIILQVSCFNKDFIKYNIHNKSFNEDYLDKPYELAIKDFAKRLKHYYSQFTPFSQDEFNQIHRYISQHEEIDTSLFFFNVINAGIVEPNSLNQSHYPSTCGKQIRDTVMVIENFINHYSQMFGFEYIDAVKLFFEKFENSSDKTMTTLDSVVNDEFFNDLQSLIESNGLA from the coding sequence ATGGGTGGTTCTTCCGATTCAGACTCTCACGATGGATATTTGACTTCGGAATATAATTCCTCgaattctcttttttcgCTCAACACTGGTAACAGCTATTCAAGTGCATCCCTCGACAGAGCCACTTTGGATTGCCAAGATTCTGATTTTTATAGTAATCACAAAAATTCACTGCTATCTGCAGAAGTTCCTAGGCTAATTTCTAACGACGCGTTACATCTCCCTATCACACTAAAttacaaaagagaaaatggACACGTTACGTAtacaaatggaaaaattaaCAAGTTTATGATCGTCTTAATCGGCTTACCAGCTACTGGAAAGTCTACCATTTCTTCTCATTTGATTCaatgtttgaaaaataatccGTTAACTAACTCTTTACGTTGCAAAGTTTTTAATGCCGGTAAGATAAGAAGGCAAATTAGTTGCGCCACAATTTCAAAGCCCCTGCTTCTGTCAAACACATCATCGGAAGACTTGTTTAATCcgaaaaataatgataaaaaggaaacatACGCCAGAATCACATTACAAAAGCTATTTCATGAAATTAACAACGATGACTGTGATGTTGGAATCTTCGACGCCACAAATTCTACCATTGAAAGAAGGAAATTTATATTCGAAGAGATTTGTTCATTCAATACAGATGAGCTTTCCACCTTTAATTTAGTGCCCATCATCCTACAGGTATCTTGTTTCAATAAAGACTTTATAAAATACAACATTCACAACAAATCGTTTAACGAGGACTACTTAGATAAACCATATGAACTAGCCATCAAGGATTTCGCGAAGAGATTAAAACATTACTATTCTCAATTCACACCTTTCTCGCAAGACGAGTTCAACCAAATTCATCGATACATCAGCCAACATGAAGAAATAGATACGagcttattttttttcaatgtgATAAATGCTGGTATTGTAGAaccaaattctttaaaCCAGAGCCATTACCCTTCAACCTGTGGCAAACAAATCAGGGACACTGTTATGgttattgaaaatttcatcaatcaCTATTCTCAAATGTTTGGCTTTGAATATATAGATGCTGTTAAAttgttttttgaaaagtttgaaaatagCTCCGACAAAACCATGACTACGTTAGATTCGGTGGTtaatgatgaatttttcaatgatttaCAAAGCCTAATTGAAAGTAATGGACTTGCTTGA
- the RPL25 gene encoding 60S ribosomal protein uL23 (similar to Saccharomyces cerevisiae RPL25 (YOL127W); ancestral locus Anc_3.43) — protein MAPSAKATAAKKAVVKGTNGKKALKVRTSATFRLPKTLKLARAPKYASKAVPHYNRLDSYKVIEQPITSETAMKKVEDGNILVFQVSMKANKYQIKKAVKELYEVDVLNVNTLVRPNGTKKAYVRLTADYDALDIANRIGYI, from the exons ATGGCTCCATCTG CTAAGGCTACTGCCGCTAAGAAAGCTGTCGTTAAGGGTACTAATGGTAAGAAGGCTTTGAAGGTCAGAACTTCTGCTACCTTCAGACTACCAAAGACCTTGAAGTTGGCAAGAGCTCCAAAATATGCTTCCAAGGCTGTTCCACACTACAACAGATTGGACTCATACAAGGTCATTGAGCAACCAATCACTTCTGAAACTGCTATGAAGAAGGTCGAAGATGGTAACATTTTGGTTTTCCAAGTTTCCATGAAAGCTAACAAATACCAAATCAAAAAGGCCGTCAAGGAATTATACGAAGTTGATGTATTGAACGTTAACACTTTGGTTAGACCAAACGGTACCAAGAAGGCTTACGTTAGATTGACTGCTGACTACGATGCTTTGGACATTGCTAACAGAATCGGTTACATTTAA
- the SMKI15G0330 gene encoding uncharacterized protein (similar to Saccharomyces cerevisiae STB1 (YNL309W) and YOL131W; ancestral locus Anc_3.37): MNNNMEIHEDVQYKVLQRAELANSIWNLRFNLNKVTKRIHKKAKVFRENRINKLQFPIEQACYRYFQHDHLGEEHVPLIQGFKCLDSPPPVPPSSSQGEDEESTTDLQN; the protein is encoded by the coding sequence ATGAACAACAATATGGAAATACACGAGGACGTCCAATATAAGGTTCTGCAAAGAGCAGAACTGGCCAACTCCATTTGGAACTTGAGGTTCAACCTTAATAAAGTTACCAAACGAATTCACAAGAAAGCGAAAGTTTTTCGAGAAAATAGAATAAACAAATTACAATTTCCAATAGAGCAAGCCTGTTACCGATATTTTCAACACGATCACTTAGGAGAAGAACATGTTCCGTTGATTCAAGGTTTCAAATGTTTGGACTCTCCTCCTCCTGTTCCGCCAAGCTCATCACAGGGAGAAGACGAAGAGAGCACAACAGATTTACAAAATTAG
- the BSC6 gene encoding Bsc6p (similar to Saccharomyces cerevisiae BSC6 (YOL137W); ancestral locus Anc_3.24), protein MNDSTASLGVDDYGIHNTEVSHHNPIELKNLISPSDSRRHSQDQDGLHGNTSLVKEIDWHGETVKTYPLNYQTVPLVKMQVIACLIMFIVFGMNDQTVGALLPTLIEYYHISRVDVSNIFIVQLCGYVVASLSNEKLNKHFGMRGGMLLAAALCIVFLIVLASAPSNFYVCMFCGLPLGLGIGILDSTGNVLMGSLLVHKNELMGIMHGLYGAAAMVTPPLVSYFVEWGHWSFFFFIPLFFSIIGMTVIFPAFKFETASKYDYLCSMENKEHNNDVEEIGDDLQIESSKTSPGFFELLRNPAIFLYSLYLFLYLGAEITTGSWFFSYLLETKSSNKVAMSYIAASFWTGLTVGRLCLGFVTERFFENEYRASKTYAFLTLSSYTLFVLVGSINSNSAFYFLVLFLVVFSCGTFIGPLFPNASIVALQVLPKRLHVSGVGVAVAVGGCGGAAIPYLAGVIAHTVGIKYIPPLCWIMVALFTLEWTLYPKFIKGHDEHF, encoded by the coding sequence ATGAATGACTCCACGGCTTCACTAGGTGTAGATGATTACGGAATACATAATACAGAAGTTTCTCACCATAACCCGAtagaattaaaaaatttgatatcACCATCAGATTCCAGAAGACATTCTCAAGACCAAGATGGGCTACATGGTAATACAAGTTTGGTTAAGGAAATTGACTGGCATGGCGAAACGGTTAAAACATATCCACTAAACTATCAAACTGTTCCACTAGTAAAGATGCAAGTGATAGCATGCTTGATTATGTTCATAGTCTTTGGCATGAACGATCAAACGGTAGGTGCATTACTTCCGACACTAATTGAATATTACCATATATCCCGGGTAGATGTCTCAAACATCTTTATAGTCCAATTATGTGGTTATGTAGTGGCCTCTTTATCTAATGAGAAATTGAATAAGCACTTTGGTATGAGGGGTGGCATGCTTCTAGCAGCCGCTCTTTGTATAGTATTCCTTATTGTGTTAGCATCTGCTCCATCCAATTTTTATGTCTGTATGTTCTGCGGTCTTCCTCTTGGTTTGGGTATCGGCATCTTAGATTCTACTGGTAATGTCTTAATGGGTAGTCTTTTGGTTCATAAGAATGAACTCATGGGTATCATGCATGGTCTTTATGGAGCTGCAGCTATGGTTACTCCGCCACTGGTTTCATACTTTGTTGAATGGGGTCACtggtctttttttttctttattccCCTGTTCTTTTCTATAATAGGCATGACTGTAATCTTCCCAGCTTTCAAATTCGAGACTGCAAGTAAATACGATTACCTCTGCTCTATGGAAAACAAAGAACATAACAATGACGTAGAAGAAATAGGTGATGACTTGCAGATTGAATCTAGCAAGACAAGTCCAGGATTCTTTGAACTTTTAAGAAATCCCGCTATTTTCTTGTACTCGCTGTATTTGTTCCTTTACTTAGGTGCTGAAATTACAACTGGTTCATGGTTCTTTAGTTATTTATTAGAAACAAAATCAAGTAACAAGGTCGCCATGTCGTACATAGCCGCATCATTTTGGACAGGCTTGACTGTAGGCAGGTTATGCCTAGGATTTGTTACTGAgagattttttgagaacGAATATAGAGCAAGCAAAACGTACGCTTTTCTAACATTATCTTCATACACATTATTTGTGCTTGTTGGGTCGATCAATTCGAATTCAGCTTTCTATTTCCTTGTGTTATTTTTAGTTGTTTTCTCCTGTGGCACGTTTATTGGACCGCTGTTTCCAAATGCAAGTATAGTTGCCTTACAAGTGCTACCAAAGAGATTACATGTGAGTGGTGTTGGTGTTGCCGTTGCTGTTGGTGGCTGTGGTGGTGCAGCCATTCCATATTTGGCTGGTGTTATTGCACACACAGTAGGAATTAAGTATATTCCGCCACTGTGTTGGATAATGGTTGCATTATTTACACTGGAATGGACGTTGTATCccaaatttatcaaaggACATGATGAGCATTTTTAG
- the ALR1 gene encoding Mg(2+) transporter ALR1, with protein sequence MSSSSSSSESSPNLSRSNSLANTMVSMKTEDHTGLYDHRQHPDSLPVRHQAPALKQEEIAKRSKFPTPNEQKNVTKYGTSVETGSVPARKRMNFEDDGSDLDESVAHHQLRASAILTSNARPSRLAHSMPHQRQLYVQSNTQPSLNDVGVKRDYTMSPSTVSSGNKPKLSSSSSASPITKVRKPSLVNPILEVPHESKSDVHPKQCKPKRRTYSTTSTHSSINPAVLLTKSASQKSDTEDDTLERKPVRMNTRASFDSDVSQASRDSQETEEDVCFPMPPQLHTRVNGIDFDELEEYSQFANAEKSQFLANLQAPNEQKFGNVTQDIGFTSSTSTSGSSAALKYTPRVSQTGEKSDSGNEIDVHGKKKEEHEEVKPNLRPGVSFGKNKVEGEENEHIPAHDPEYYSYQNTDFQIPNRFSFFCSESDETVHASDIPSLVTEGQTFYELFRGGEPTWWLDCSCPTDDEMRCIAKAFGIHPLTAEDIRMQETREKVELFKSYYFVCFHTFENDKESEDFLEPINVYIVVCRSGVLTFHFGPISHCANVRRRVRQLRDYVNVNSDWLCYALIDDITDSFAPVIQSIEYEADSIEDSVFMARDMDFAAMLQRIGESRRKTMTLMRLLSGKADVIKMFAKRCQDEANGIGPALTSQINIANLQARQDNANRTNDNSYATLSNSYVPTTSQPRGDIALYLGDIQDHLLTMFQNLLAYEKIFSRSHTNYLAQLQVESFNSNNKVTEMLGKVTMIGTMLVPLNVITGLFGMNVKVPGEKSSLAWWFGILGVLLLLAVVGWFLASYWIKRIDPPATLNEAAESGAKSVISSFLPKRNKRFNDRSKTINVRVGPSNKSVASLPSRYSRYD encoded by the coding sequence ATGTCTTCGTCATCTAGTTCATCGGAGTCATCGCCTAATTTATCACGGTCAAACTCGCTAGCTAACACCATGGTTTCCATGAAAACAGAGGATCATACAGGATTATATGACCATAGACAGCATCCAGACTCATTACCAGTCCGTCACCAAGCTCCCGCATTGAAGCAAGAGGAAATTGCTAAGCGCTCTAAATTTCCTACTCCAAATGAGCAGAAGAACGTAACCAAATACGGTACAAGTGTAGAAACAGGGAGCGTACCCGCAAGGAAACGCATGAATTTTGAAGACGATGGCTCAGATTTGGATGAATCGGTTGCTCACCATCAATTGAGAGCCTCTGCTATTTTAACTTCTAATGCGAGGCCTTCGAGACTAGCCCATTCCATGCCACACCAGAGGCAACTTTATGTGCAGAGTAACACTCAGCCCTCATTAAATGATGTGGGTGTAAAGAGAGACTATACAATGTCACCTTCTACCGTGTCCTCAGGCAACAAACCCAAGTTGagttcatcttcttcgGCAAGCCCTATCACGAAAGTTCGTAAACCTTCACTGGTCAATCCAATTCTTGAAGTGCCGCATGAGTCCAAATCTGATGTACATCCTAAGCAGTGCAAACCTAAGAGAAGAACTTATTCCACAACTTCTACGCACTCATCAATTAACCCTGCCGTTTTACTGACGAAAAGCGCATCTCAAAAATCTGATACAGAAGATGATACATTAGAAAGGAAACCTGTACGGATGAACACTAGAGCTTCTTTTGATAGCGACGTATCACAGGCTTCAAGAGATTCACAAGAAACGGAGGAAGATGTTTGTTTCCCTATGCCTCCTCAACTGCATACAAGGGTTAACGGTATAGATTTTGATGAACTAGAGGAATATTCACAATTTGCAAACGCGGAGAAGAGTCAATTCTTGGCTAATCTTCAAGCACCAAATGAACAGAAATTTGGTAATGTCACCCAGGATATTGGATTCACCAGCTCTACTTCCACTTCGGGGTCTTCTGCGGCCTTGAAATACACCCCAAGAGTTTCACAAACCGGTGAAAAGAGTGACAGTGGTAATGAAATAGACGTGCAtgggaagaagaaagaggaGCATGAAGAAGTTAAGCCTAATTTACGTCCTGGTGTTTCTTTTGGTAAGAACAAGGTggaaggagaagaaaatgaacacATCCCTGCACACGATCCGGAATATTACTCATACCAAAATACagattttcaaattcccAATAggttttcatttttttgttcgGAATCTGATGAAACCGTACATGCAAGTGATATCCCTTCCTTAGTGACCGAGGGCCAGACGTTTTATGAATTATTCAGAGGAGGGGAACCAACATGGTGGTTGGATTGCAGCTGTCCAactgatgatgaaatgCGTTGCATAGCAAAAGCATTTGGCATCCATCCATTAACAGCAGAGGATATAAGAATGCAAGAAACTCGTGAAAAAGTGGAACTTTTCAAGTCATATTATTTTGTGTGTTTTCACacatttgaaaatgataaagaatCGGAGGATTTTTTGGAACCTATCAATGTTTACATTGTGGTGTGCAGGTCAGGTGTCTTAACCTTTCATTTTGGCCCAATATCTCATTGTGCTAATGTGAGGAGACGTGTAAGGCAATTGCGTGATTATGTCAATGTCAACTCAGATTGGTTATGTTATGCTTTAATTGATGATATCACAGATAGTTTCGCTCCTGTTATTCAATCCATTGAATATGAAGCTGACTCGATTGAAGATTCCGTATTCATGGCCCGTGACATGGATTTTGCAGCCATGCTACAAAGGATTGGTGAAAGCAGACGTAAAACAATGACGTTGATGAGGCTTCTAAGTGGTAAGGCCGATGTTATCAAAATGTTTGCCAAAAGATGCCAAGATGAAGCTAATGGTATTGGGCCAGCGTTAACATCACAAATCAATATTGCGAATTTACAAGCAAGGCAGGATAATGCTAATCGTACCAATGACAATAGTTATGCGACCTTGTCAAATAGCTATGTGCCCACCACATCGCAACCAAGGGGAGATATTGCTTTATACTTGGGTGATATTCAAGATCATTTGTTGACTATGTTTCAAAACTTGTTGGCGTATGAGAAGATTTTTTCTAGATCTCATACGAACTATTTGGCACAACTGCAAGTAGAGTCATTTAATTCGAATAACAAAGTTACGGAAATGTTAGGTAAGGTAACTATGATAGGTACGATGTTAGTTCCATTGAATGTTATCACTGGTCTATTCGGTATGAACGTTAAAGTTCCAGGAGAAAAATCTAGTCTTGCGTGGTGGTTTGGGATTCTAGGTGTTTTACTTTTGCTGGCCGTTGTAGGTTGGTTCTTGGCCAGCTATTGGATTAAAAGAATAGATCCCCCAGCGACACTTAACGAAGCTGCAGAAAGTGGAGCCAAATCAGTCATCTCTAGTTTTTTaccaaaaagaaacaagagaTTCAATGATCGTTCCAAAACTATTAATGTGAGAGTCGGCCCTTCAAACAAATCCGTTGCAAGTCTTCCTAGTAGATATAGCCGCTACGATTGA
- the HRT1 gene encoding SCF ubiquitin ligase complex subunit HRT1 (similar to Saccharomyces cerevisiae HRT1 (YOL133W); ancestral locus Anc_3.28) — translation MSNETERMDVDEEESQNIAHDSRQSTPVETKKKRFEIKKWTAVAFWSWDIAVDNCAICRNHIMEPCIECQPKAMTDTDNECVAAWGVCNHAFHLHCINKWIKTRDACPLDNQPWQLARCGR, via the coding sequence ATGAGTAACGAAACCGAAAGAATGGATGTTGATGAGGAGGAATCGCAAAATATCGCGCATGATTCAAGACAAAGCACCCCGGTGGaaaccaaaaagaaaaggtttgAGATAAAGAAGTGGACTGCGGTGGCATTTTGGTCGTGGGATATAGCAGTTGATAACTGCGCAATTTGCAGGAACCACATAATGGAGCCATGCATTGAATGTCAACCAAAGGCCATGACCGACACTGATAATGAATGTGTAGCAGCATGGGGTGTTTGTAACCATGCTTTCCATTTGCATTGTATTAATAAATGGATCAAGACGAGAGATGCATGCCCATTAGATAACCAACCATGGCAGTTAGCAAGATGTGGTAGGTAA
- the YGK3 gene encoding serine/threonine protein kinase YGK3 (similar to Saccharomyces cerevisiae MCK1 (YNL307C) and YGK3 (YOL128C); ancestral locus Anc_3.41) — translation MLKAKQVPGTTPNRMTKLEDEHYFIDDIVSIKNCQKSKMFVKEGKRIGPGSFGTVTQSYLSNNSIEWLGPYAIKRVVISPKAQSLELEILQNIKHPNLVTLEFFFESRCATKDGEYLYQKNFVMEYIPQTLSSEIREYFDNGSKVPTKHIKLYTFQILRGLLTLHSMNICHGDLKPTNILIIPSRGIAKICDFGSAQRLKDNGELKTYFCSRFYRAPELLLNLKDYSTQIDIWSLGCIIGEMIKGQPLFKGDNANSQLEEIAKLLGRLPKSSVDKSQQLQNTLHDQKFKKFMHWFPYMEFFDVEFLLKVLVYDTSERWDAKRLMAHEFFDALRHETYFLPRGSNMPVHLPELFNFSALEKRGLGQYYSSIVPPLD, via the coding sequence ATGCTTAAAGCAAAACAAGTTCCCGGGACTACCCCCAATAGAATGACGAAATTAGAGGATGAGCACTATTTTATCGATGATATCgtatcaataaaaaattgcCAAAAGAGTAAGATGTTTGTTAaggaaggaaaaagaatagGCCCTGGGTCGTTCGGCACTGTAACACAGTCGTATCTGTCAAACAACAGCATTGAATGGCTGGGACCGTATGCTATAAAAAGAGTGGTTATATCTCCCAAAGCACAGTCCCTGGAACTGGAGATCTTGCAGAATATCAAACATCCAAATCTCGTCACTTTAgagtttttcttcgaaaGCCGGTGTGCTACCAAGGATGGTGAATACTTATAccagaaaaattttgttaTGGAGTATATTCCTCAAACATTGAGTTCCGAAATTCGTGAATACTTCGATAATGGCTCCAAGGTTCCTACAAAACATATTAAGTTGTACACGTTTCAAATACTTCGAGGACTTCTGACTTTACATTCCATGAACATATGCCATGGCGATCTCAAACCTACTAATATACTAATCATACCAAGTAGGGGTATTGCTAAAATATGTGATTTTGGCTCAGCACAGCGACTAAAGGATAACGGAGAACTGAAGACATATTTTTGCTCGAGATTTTACAGAGCACCTGAACTTCTTctgaatttgaaagattacTCTACGCAAATAGATATATGGTCACTTGGTTGCATAATAGGCGAAATGATAAAAGGACAACctcttttcaaaggtgATAACGCCAACTCACAATTGGAGGAGATAGCCAAACTATTAGGTCGACTTCCTAAAAGTTCTGTGGACAAATCTCAACAATTACAGAATACCCTGCATGACCAAAAATTTAAGAAGTTTATGCATTGGTTCCCATACATGGAGTTTTTTGACGTGGAGTTCTTGCTGAAAGTGTTGGTCTACGACACCTCTGAAAGATGGGATGCTAAACGATTGATGGCTCACGAATTTTTTGACGCGTTAAGACATGAAACTTATTTTTTACCAAGAGGTTCGAATATGCCAGTGCACTTACCTGAACTCTTTAATTTTAGTGCATTGGAGAAAAGGGGTCTTGGTCAGTACTATAGTTCAATTGTACCGCCTTTAGATTAG
- the VPS68 gene encoding Vps68p (similar to Saccharomyces cerevisiae VPS68 (YOL129W); ancestral locus Anc_3.40), which yields MDTDDHVNLFRFPFKIPTFRGIRKGGVYLSGALYALGFWVFLDAVLFSRYSNASEVHVTFIDWIPFLCSTLGTLIVNSIEKNRLLQGALSSDGGAFGSGVSDLDSSMAWQARTILFFGFALLAGGLSGSIVVLIIKFLVKDYNTYPTLGMGVNNVLGNVCILLSCVVLWIAQNVEDEYSYSLTL from the coding sequence ATGGACACGGATGATCATGTTAACTTGTTTCGttttcctttcaaaattccCACCTTTCGTGGTATAAGGAAAGGCGGTGTCTATCTTTCAGGTGCCCTTTATGCTCTCGGGTTTTGGGTATTTTTAGACGCAGTGCTTTTTTCCAGATATTCTAATGCATCAGAAGTTCATGTAACGTTCATCGACTggattccatttctttgtaGCACGCTTGGGACGCTGATTGTGAATtctattgaaaagaataggTTACTGCAAGGAGCTTTATCATCAGATGGTGGTGCTTTCGGTAGCGGTGTCAGTGACTTAGATTCAAGCATGGCATGGCAAGCTCGAACtatattgttttttggCTTTGCCTTATTAGCTGGTGGGTTATCAGGCTCTATTGTCGTATTGATCATCAAGTTTTTGGTTAAAGATTACAATACTTATCCCACTTTGGGAATGGGAGTAAACAATGTGCTAGGAAACGTATGCATATTATTGAGTTGCGTTGTTTTATGGATTGCCCAAAATGTTGAAGACGAATATTCATATTCTTTGACACTGTAG